The following are encoded in a window of Gossypium raimondii isolate GPD5lz chromosome 13, ASM2569854v1, whole genome shotgun sequence genomic DNA:
- the LOC105782183 gene encoding uncharacterized protein LOC105782183 isoform X1, which translates to MESFEQVKGNSGVIDQTIEDAGATNPRVQWKQMGYEEKTVAVHEEMKRMNRLPVTSSYVTHRMRVLNKILQLLSIQRTASQEEELELLFAGLSL; encoded by the exons ATGGAAAGTTTCGAACAAGTAAAGGGAAATAGTGGTGTTATTGATCAAACTATTGAGGACGCAGGGGCCACTAATCCCAGAGTTCAGTGGAAGCAAATGGGGTACGAAGAGAAGACCGTGGCTGTTCACgaagaaatgaaaaggatgaaCCGGCTTCCTGTGACTAGTTCTTATGTTACTCACCGCATGCGTGTTCTTAATAAAATTCTTCAACTGTTGTCTATTCAG AGAACTGCTTCACAAGAAGAAGAGTTGGAGTTGCTCTTTGCTGGGTTGTCCTTATGA
- the LOC105782180 gene encoding monodehydroascorbate reductase, seedling isozyme isoform X1 — protein MASSFNFVIGSAKFIFAPIERCLNCKRNFDENMKVLQKLLKELNTVKEVIELRLSAEIHGGTMQTEEVKNWLDDVQRIKTEIEIIERKAKEKKFLSRVFLGKMVEEKVVELKAFLRKGKAFLGMVKSFKYIIVGGGVAAGYAAREFDRQGLKPGQLAIISKEAVAPYERPTLSKGYLNPNPKAAARLPEFHVCVGSGGDRLLPDWYKEKGIQLILGTEIVKVNLALKTLVSAAGEIFKFQTLIIATGSTVIRLTDFQVEGADAKNIFYLRELEDADKLVESIKMKKYGKAVIIGGGYIGLEVAAAMSINDFDVTMVYPDPWCMPRLFTPTMAAFYESYYENKGIKIIKGTVSVGFNANANGEVKGVKLKDGRVLEADIVVVGVGARPLTALFKGQLEEDKGGIKTDGFFKTSMPGVYAVGDVATFPIKLYNEMRRVEHVDHARKSAEHAVKAIKANETGKELEEYDYLPYFYSRTFELSWQFYGDNVGETLFFRDDNPLSPKPKFGSYWIKDGKIVGAFLEGGTPEENKAIAKVSRLNPPVENLDQLKKEGLSFASKF, from the coding sequence ATGGCTTCTTCGTTCAATTTCGTTATTGGAAGTGCAAAGTTTATATTTGCCCCCATTGAAAGATGTTTGAActgtaaaagaaattttgatgaaaatatgaaGGTTCTGCAAAAACTGTTGAAAGAGCTGAACACCGTTAAGGAAGTTATTGAACTAAGACTAAGTGCAGAGATTCATGGTGGGACAATGCAAACAGAAGAAGTGAAGAACTGGTTGGATGATGTTCAGAGGATCAAAACCGAAATCGAAATCATCGAACGTAAGGCCAAAGAAAAGAAGTTCCTTTCACGGGTGTTTCTTGGAAAAATGGTTGAGGAAAAGGTCGTCGAACTCAAGGCATTTCTAAGGAAAGGCAAAGCATTTCTTGGCATGGTTAAGTCCTTCAAGTACATAATTGTTGGTGGGGGAGTTGCAGCTGGGTATGCAGCTAGGGAGTTTGATAGGCAAGGCCTTAAACCAGGGCAGTTGGCGATTATTTCGAAAGAGGCAGTGGCGCCTTATGAACGTCCTACTTTGAGCAAGGGATATCTGAATCCGAATCCAAAGGCTGCTGCTAGACTGCCTGAATTCCATGTCTGTGTTGGAAGTGGAGGTGACAGATTACTTCCTGATTGgtacaaagaaaaaggaatcCAATTGATCCTTGGAACCGAAATAGTCAAAGTAAATCTTGCTTTGAAGACTCTCGTAAGTGCTGCTGGAGAAATCTTTAAGTTTCAGACATTGATAATTGCAACAGGCTCCACTGTAATAAGGTTGACAGATTTCCAGGTAGAAGGAGCTGATGCCAAGAACATCTTCTATCTGAGAGAACTCGAAGATGCTGATAAGCTTGTTGAATCTattaaaatgaagaaatatGGAAAAGCTGTTATTATTGGAGGAGGATACATCGGTCTTGAAGTTGCAGCAGCCATGAGCATCAACGATTTTGATGTCACCATGGTTTACCCCGACCCTTGGTGCATGCCTAGGCTTTTCACCCCAACCATGGCTGCATTCTATGAAAGTTACTATGAAAATAAAGGGATCAAAATCATCAAAGGAACAGTGTCAGTTGGCTTCAATGCTAATGCAAATGGGGAAGTTAAGGGAGTGAAACTCAAGGATGGCAGGGTGCTTGAAGCCGACATTGTTGTTGTCGGTGTTGGGGCAAGACCGCTGACAGCATTATTCAAAGGACAGCTTGAAGAAGACAAAGGTGGAATTAAAACCGATGGATTCTTCAAAACAAGCATGCCTGGCGTATATGCAGTAGGAGACGTGGCCACTTTCCctattaaattatacaatgaAATGAGGAGAGTCGAACATGTTGACCATGCCCGGAAATCAGCCGAGCACGCTGTGAAGGCTATCAAAGCAAATGAAACAGGTAAAGAACTTGAAGAATATGATTATCTTCCATACTTCTACTCTCGAACCTTCGAACTTTCATGGCAGTTCTATGGAGACAATGTTGGCGAAACTTTGTTTTTCAGAGACGACAATCCATTATCACCGAAGCCAAAATTTGGGTCTTACTGGATCAAAGATGGAAAGATTGTTGGAGCTTTCCTTGAAGGTGGGACACCTGAAGAAAACAAGGCTATTGCAAAAGTTTCAAGACTCAATCCTCCAGTTGAGAACTTAGATCAACTTAAAAAGGAAGGGCTTTCATTTGCCAgcaagttttaa
- the LOC105782179 gene encoding lysine-specific histone demethylase 1 homolog 2 — METPVSEGLVSKRSLRKKSAVKNYDENLMDEFIEKHIGGSFRKIRTKEELEKETETEAMIALSLGFPIDALIEDEIKAGVVRDIGGKEQNDYIVLRNHILSRWRSNVRIWLSKGHIRETVSNEYEHLLSAAYDFLLYNGYINFGVSPSFSSYVPAEATEGSVIIVGAGLAGLAAARQLISFGFKVVVIEGRNRPGGRVYTQLMGKKDKRGAVDLGGSVITGIHANPLGVLARQLSIPLHKVRDNCPLYKPDGVPVNKVIDSKTEMIFNKLLDKVNELRKIMGGFANYISLGSVLEKLRQLYGVARSPEERQLLEWHLANLEYANAGCLSDLSAAYWDQDDPYEMGGDHCFLAGGNWRLIKALCDGVPIIYGKTVDAIRYGVEGVEVVTGKQAFQADMVLCTVPLGVLKRRTIRFEPELPQRKLAAIDRLGFGLLNKVAMIFSHVFWGEELDTFGCLNDTSDNRGEFFLFYSYHTVSGGPVLIALVAGKAAQTFERTDPSLLLHRVLSKLRGIYGPKGVDVPDPIQTICTRWGNDPFSYGSYSHVRVQSSGRDYDILAESIGNRLFFAGEATTRQYPATMHGAYLSGLREASRILRATRGRQNYFRRSVQRNVGPSSDQLGDLFKMPDLVFGKFSFVFNPLTEDPKSLALLRITFDNCTDDMRKVLEKSCDPQSNQSLQLYAALSREQAHELQMVTGEDESKLVYLINNIGLKLMGANALGITYNSLVTSISSARKGRSRYRISAPLLNTV, encoded by the exons ATGGAGACGCCAGTTTCAGAAGGGTTGGTTTCAAAGAGGTCGTTGAGGAAGAAATCCGCAGTGAAGAATTATGATGAGAATTTAATGGATGAGTTCATAGAGAAGCATATAGGTGGTTCGTTTAGGAAGATTAGAACAAAGGAGGAGTTGGAGAAAGAGACTGAAACTGAGGCAATGATAGCATTATCTTTGGGTTTCCCTATTGATGCGCTGATTGAGGATGAAATTAAAGCAGGAGTGGTAAGAGATATAGGTGGAAAAGAGCAGAATGATTATATTGTTCTTAGGAATCATATCCTTTCTCGGTGGAGGAGTAATGTACGGATATGGTTATCTAAAGGACATATAAGAGAAACCGTGAGTAATGAATATGAACATCTGTTGTCTGCTGCTTATGATTTTCTTCTGTATAATGGGTATATTAATTTTGGAGTTTCACCATCCTTTTCCTCTTACGTCCCAGCGGAGGCAACTGAGGGTTCTGTGATAATAGTTGGAGCTGGACTTGCTGGCTTGGCAGCAGCAAGGCAACTTATATCTTTTGGTTTCAAGGTCGTTGTTATAGAAGGGAGGAATCGACCTGGGGGAAGAGTTTATACTCAACTGATGGGTAAGAAGGATAAGCGTGGTGCTGTGGATCTTGGTGGTAGTGTAATCACTGGCATCCATGCCAATCCTCTTGGAGTTCTGGCCCGGCAACTTTCTATTCCACTTCATAAGGTCCGAGATAATTGCCCTTTATATAAACCTGATGGGGTGCCTGTCAATAAGGTAATTGACTCGAAGACTGAAATGATCTTTAACAAGTTGCTTGACAAAGTCAATGAACTGAGAAAAATAATGGGTGGATTTGCTAATTATATTTCTCTTGGATCAGTTCTGGAAAAGCTAAGACAGTTGTATGGTGTGGCTAGAAGCCCAGAGGAGAGACAACTTTTGGAATGGCATCTTGCTAATTTGGAATATGCAAATGCAGGATGTCTTTCTGACTTGTCTGCTGCCTACTGGGACCAGGATGATCCTTATGAGATGGGTGGAGACCATTGTTTTCTTGCTGGAGGGAACTGGAGATTGATAAAAGCATTATGTGATGGAGTTCCCATAATCTATGGGAAAACAGTTGATGCTATTAGATATGGTGTTGAAGGAGTTGAGGTTGTTACCGGTAAGCAAGCATTCCAAGCAGATATGGTTCTTTGTACTGTGCCTCTTGGAGTCTTGAAGAGAAGGACCATTAGATTTGAGCCAGAGTTACCTCAAAGAAAGCTAGCTGCAATTGACAGATTAGGTTTCGGGCTCCTGAATAAAGTTGCCATGATTTTCTCTCATGTTTTTTGGGGAGAAGAGTTGGATACATTTGGATGTCTCAATGATACCAGTGATAACCGTGGGGAGTTCTTTTTATTCTACAGCTACCACACTGTTTCCGGGGGTCCGGTGTTGATTGCGCTGGTGGCTGGTAAAGCTGCACAAACATTTGAGCGCACAGATCCTTCACTCTTGCTCCATCGCGTTCTAAGCAAACTTAGAG GTATATATGGTCCAAAAGGTGTAGATGTACCTGACCCTATACAGACAATTTGTACAAGATGGGGAAATGATCCCTTTTCATATGGTTCATACTCTCATGTTAGGGTACAGTCATCCGGCAGGGATTATGATATACTTGCAGAAAGTATAGGCAATAGGTTGTTTTTTGCTGGTGAAGCCACAACTCGGCAATATCCAGCCACCATGCATGGTGCCTATTTGAGTGGGTTAAGGGAAGCTTCGCGTATTCTCCGTGCCACAAGAGGTCGCCAAAACTACTTTAGGAGGTCTGTGCAGCGGAATGTTGGACCAAGCAGTGATCAATTGGGTGATCTGTTCAAGATGCCTGATCTAGTATTTGGGAAGTTCTCTTTTGTGTTCAATCCATTAACAGAGGACCCTAAATCATTGGCGCTTTTGAGAATTACTTTTGATAATTGCACAGATGATATGAGGAAGGTGCTGGAAAAAAGCTGTGACCCCCAATCGAATCAATCATTGCAGCTGTACGCAGCATTGTCCCGTGAACAGGCACATGAGCTACAGATGGTAACTGGAGAAGATGaaagtaagttggtgtatttgataaataatattggATTAAAGCTTATGGGAGCTAATGCTCTTGGAATCACATATAACTCCTTGGTTACTAGCATATCTAGTGCAAGAAAAGGTAGGAGCAGGTACCGTATATCTGCACCACTGCTAAATACAGTTTAG
- the LOC105782180 gene encoding monodehydroascorbate reductase isoform X2, giving the protein MASSFNFVIGSAKFIFAPIERCLNCKRNFDENMKVLQKLLKELNTVKEVIELRLSAEIHGGTMQTEEVKNWLDDVQRIKTEIEIIERKAKEKKFLSRVFLGKMVEEKVVELKAFLRKGKAFLGMVKSFKYIIVGGGVAAGYAAREFDRQGLKPGQLAIISKEAVAPYERPTLSKGYLNPNPKAAARLPEFHVCVGSGGDRLLPDWYKEKGIQLILGTEIVKVNLALKTLVSAAGEIFKFQTLIIATGSTVIRLTDFQVEGADAKNIFYLRELEDADKLVESIKMKKYGKAVIIGGGYIGLEVAAAMSINDFDVTMVYPDPWCMPRLFTPTMAAFYESYYENKGIKIIKGTVSVGFNANANGEVKGVKLKDGRVLEADIVVVGVGARPLTALFKGQLEEDKGGIKTDGFFKTSMPGVYAVGDVATFPIKLYNEMRRVEHVDHARKSAEHAVKAIKANETETTIHYHRSQNLGLTGSKMERLLELSLKVGHLKKTRLLQKFQDSILQLRT; this is encoded by the exons ATGGCTTCTTCGTTCAATTTCGTTATTGGAAGTGCAAAGTTTATATTTGCCCCCATTGAAAGATGTTTGAActgtaaaagaaattttgatgaaaatatgaaGGTTCTGCAAAAACTGTTGAAAGAGCTGAACACCGTTAAGGAAGTTATTGAACTAAGACTAAGTGCAGAGATTCATGGTGGGACAATGCAAACAGAAGAAGTGAAGAACTGGTTGGATGATGTTCAGAGGATCAAAACCGAAATCGAAATCATCGAACGTAAGGCCAAAGAAAAGAAGTTCCTTTCACGGGTGTTTCTTGGAAAAATGGTTGAGGAAAAGGTCGTCGAACTCAAGGCATTTCTAAGGAAAGGCAAAGCATTTCTTGGCATGGTTAAGTCCTTCAAGTACATAATTGTTGGTGGGGGAGTTGCAGCTGGGTATGCAGCTAGGGAGTTTGATAGGCAAGGCCTTAAACCAGGGCAGTTGGCGATTATTTCGAAAGAGGCAGTGGCGCCTTATGAACGTCCTACTTTGAGCAAGGGATATCTGAATCCGAATCCAAAGGCTGCTGCTAGACTGCCTGAATTCCATGTCTGTGTTGGAAGTGGAGGTGACAGATTACTTCCTGATTGgtacaaagaaaaaggaatcCAATTGATCCTTGGAACCGAAATAGTCAAAGTAAATCTTGCTTTGAAGACTCTCGTAAGTGCTGCTGGAGAAATCTTTAAGTTTCAGACATTGATAATTGCAACAGGCTCCACTGTAATAAGGTTGACAGATTTCCAGGTAGAAGGAGCTGATGCCAAGAACATCTTCTATCTGAGAGAACTCGAAGATGCTGATAAGCTTGTTGAATCTattaaaatgaagaaatatGGAAAAGCTGTTATTATTGGAGGAGGATACATCGGTCTTGAAGTTGCAGCAGCCATGAGCATCAACGATTTTGATGTCACCATGGTTTACCCCGACCCTTGGTGCATGCCTAGGCTTTTCACCCCAACCATGGCTGCATTCTATGAAAGTTACTATGAAAATAAAGGGATCAAAATCATCAAAGGAACAGTGTCAGTTGGCTTCAATGCTAATGCAAATGGGGAAGTTAAGGGAGTGAAACTCAAGGATGGCAGGGTGCTTGAAGCCGACATTGTTGTTGTCGGTGTTGGGGCAAGACCGCTGACAGCATTATTCAAAGGACAGCTTGAAGAAGACAAAGGTGGAATTAAAACCGATGGATTCTTCAAAACAAGCATGCCTGGCGTATATGCAGTAGGAGACGTGGCCACTTTCCctattaaattatacaatgaAATGAGGAGAGTCGAACATGTTGACCATGCCCGGAAATCAGCCGAGCACGCTGTGAAGGCTATCAAAGCAAATGAAACAG AGACGACAATCCATTATCACCGAAGCCAAAATTTGGGTCTTACTGGATCAAAGATGGAAAGATTGTTGGAGCTTTCCTTGAAGGTGGGACACCTGAAGAAAACAAGGCTATTGCAAAAGTTTCAAGACTCAATCCTCCAGTTGAGAACTTAG
- the LOC105782183 gene encoding uncharacterized protein LOC105782183 isoform X2 — MGYEEKTVAVHEEMKRMNRLPVTSSYVTHRMRVLNKILQLLSIQRTASQEEELELLFAGLSL, encoded by the exons ATGGGGTACGAAGAGAAGACCGTGGCTGTTCACgaagaaatgaaaaggatgaaCCGGCTTCCTGTGACTAGTTCTTATGTTACTCACCGCATGCGTGTTCTTAATAAAATTCTTCAACTGTTGTCTATTCAG AGAACTGCTTCACAAGAAGAAGAGTTGGAGTTGCTCTTTGCTGGGTTGTCCTTATGA